The proteins below come from a single Serratia fonticola genomic window:
- a CDS encoding LacI family DNA-binding transcriptional regulator, which produces MSKANSNATIVDIARRANVTNITVSRAFNKPELVKSETLEKIHAIAKELNYVPNAFAQGLKKSSSQIIGIVTSSMYNPFYSNLIQTVSRIARMQGYQIMLFDTDGSEEAEMQAVQALFGYKARGILLSAVRDDRHYQPAYLDQAERYHTPLILIDRDIYNQQLSGVFLNNQEIGKLAGKYLAEQPESNILILGGPADSEITLARTQGIIDALDEKGSKITIIHGDYDFISQAARVKEYLADEQHQPDYIVGLNGIITLGAISLCHQLGIYHRVKFFSIDEPPKARDYGQHIAGVYHDTQVLGEIAAELLFNAIKNNHSDQPLRREFFTGMLLVE; this is translated from the coding sequence GTGTCAAAAGCGAATTCTAATGCCACCATTGTGGATATTGCCCGCCGAGCCAACGTGACCAATATCACTGTCTCCCGTGCTTTTAATAAACCCGAACTGGTAAAGTCTGAAACGCTAGAGAAAATTCATGCTATTGCCAAAGAGCTTAATTATGTTCCCAATGCTTTCGCTCAGGGATTAAAGAAAAGCAGCAGCCAAATTATCGGCATTGTTACCAGCAGCATGTATAACCCTTTTTATTCCAACCTGATCCAAACCGTATCGCGCATTGCCCGCATGCAGGGCTATCAGATTATGCTGTTTGATACCGACGGCAGCGAAGAGGCTGAAATGCAGGCGGTACAGGCGCTGTTCGGTTATAAGGCGCGGGGCATTTTGCTTTCTGCCGTACGCGACGATCGGCACTATCAACCCGCCTACCTTGATCAGGCCGAACGCTATCATACTCCGCTGATCCTGATCGACAGGGACATTTATAATCAACAGCTTAGTGGCGTGTTCCTCAACAACCAAGAGATAGGCAAACTGGCCGGGAAATATCTGGCCGAGCAGCCGGAAAGTAATATCCTGATCCTGGGCGGCCCGGCCGACTCGGAAATTACCTTGGCACGAACCCAGGGGATTATTGATGCTCTGGATGAGAAGGGGAGTAAAATCACCATTATCCATGGCGACTATGATTTTATTTCGCAGGCGGCACGGGTAAAAGAATATCTTGCCGATGAACAGCATCAACCAGATTATATTGTTGGCCTCAACGGTATTATCACATTGGGTGCAATTTCTTTATGCCATCAGTTGGGTATTTACCATCGGGTGAAATTTTTCTCGATCGATGAACCGCCCAAGGCGCGGGATTATGGGCAGCATATTGCCGGGGTTTATCACGATACGCAGGTGTTAGGGGAAATCGCGGCGGAGTTATTGTTTAATGCGATTAAAAATAATCACAGCGATCAGCCATTGAGGCGGGAATTCTTTACCGGGATGTTGCTTGTCGAGTGA